A stretch of the Leptidea sinapis chromosome 5, ilLepSina1.1, whole genome shotgun sequence genome encodes the following:
- the LOC126964665 gene encoding cysteine-rich with EGF-like domain protein 2 isoform X2 — MLKFKLVLKFLFFNVILFANVYCSSQPQALNPSILTQSKSLGECYSCKLFVESFKKGLERTSRGKFEGGDAAWEEEKLKKSYKRSEIRLVDIQEGICRENTKHSVHCHNIAEKAEEFIEEWWAQDPDESEDLYAYICIDKLKLCCPIHHYGKECIPCPGDHNNICNGNGKCRGDGTRKGNGTCLCDPAYYGDTCDQCATGYYLSYKDDNKMLCSQCHKSCMGGCRGGTARDCVTCKHGYIFEDGECKDVNECQTENICKENEFCANSLGSYACFKCDRACVGCHGDGADMCIKCAEGYVKEDEFCVNEKKKDNQFETLTKARNEEL, encoded by the exons atgctaaaatttaaattagttctaaagtttttatttttcaacgTGATACTATTCGCAAATGTGTACTGCTCATCCCAACCTCAAGCATTAAATCCCAGTATACTCACACAATCTAAATCTCTAGGTGAATGTTACTCGTGTAAATTATTCGTTGAATCTTTTAAAAAAGGCCTCGAAAGGACAAGTAGAGGCAAATTCGAAGGTGGTGATGCTGCTTGGGAGGAAGAGAAGCTGAAAAAGTCTTACAAGCGTAGTGAGATTAGACTAGTTGATATCCAGGAAGGTATATGCCGGGAAAATACAAAACATTCAGTGCATTGTCACAATATAGCTGAAAAGGCTGAGGAATTCATTGAAGAATGGTGGGCACAGGACCCTGATGAGTCTGAGGATTTATATGCATACATTTGCattgataaattaaaactatgttgCCCTATTCATCACTATGGAAAAGAATGCATACCATGCCCGGGAGATCACAATAACATATGTAATGGCAATGGTAAGTGTAGGGGTGACGGAACAAGAAAAGGCAACGGCACTTGTCTATGTGATCCTGCTTATTATGGCGACACTTGTGATCAATGTGCGACTGGCTACTATCTGTCTTATAAAGATGATAATAAAATGCTGTGCTCACAGTGCCATAAATCATGCATGGGTGGCTGTAGGGGTGGAACAGCTAGAGATTGTGTTACTTGCAAACATGGATATATATTTGAGGATGGAGAGTGCAAAGACGTTAATGAATGCCAAACCGAGAACATCTGTAAAGAAAATGAGTTTTGTGCAAACTCACTTGGATCTTATGCATGTTTTAAATGTGACCGAGCATGTGTCGGTTGCCATGGTGATGGTGCAGATATGTGCATAAAATGTGCCGAAGGCTATGTTAAGGAAGATGAGTTTTGTGTTAATGAAAAGAAGAAAGATAACCAATTTGAAACTTTAACTAAAGCAAg AAATGAGGAGCTATAG
- the LOC126964665 gene encoding cysteine-rich with EGF-like domain protein 2 isoform X1 produces the protein MLKFKLVLKFLFFNVILFANVYCSSQPQALNPSILTQSKSLGECYSCKLFVESFKKGLERTSRGKFEGGDAAWEEEKLKKSYKRSEIRLVDIQEGICRENTKHSVHCHNIAEKAEEFIEEWWAQDPDESEDLYAYICIDKLKLCCPIHHYGKECIPCPGDHNNICNGNGKCRGDGTRKGNGTCLCDPAYYGDTCDQCATGYYLSYKDDNKMLCSQCHKSCMGGCRGGTARDCVTCKHGYIFEDGECKDVNECQTENICKENEFCANSLGSYACFKCDRACVGCHGDGADMCIKCAEGYVKEDEFCVNEKKKDNQFETLTKARFCTYIGMLIATGILLPKSAPLGGFIGMAVITYIVGAEYYCMINGHTGLINLKEYDLTKMFNILL, from the exons atgctaaaatttaaattagttctaaagtttttatttttcaacgTGATACTATTCGCAAATGTGTACTGCTCATCCCAACCTCAAGCATTAAATCCCAGTATACTCACACAATCTAAATCTCTAGGTGAATGTTACTCGTGTAAATTATTCGTTGAATCTTTTAAAAAAGGCCTCGAAAGGACAAGTAGAGGCAAATTCGAAGGTGGTGATGCTGCTTGGGAGGAAGAGAAGCTGAAAAAGTCTTACAAGCGTAGTGAGATTAGACTAGTTGATATCCAGGAAGGTATATGCCGGGAAAATACAAAACATTCAGTGCATTGTCACAATATAGCTGAAAAGGCTGAGGAATTCATTGAAGAATGGTGGGCACAGGACCCTGATGAGTCTGAGGATTTATATGCATACATTTGCattgataaattaaaactatgttgCCCTATTCATCACTATGGAAAAGAATGCATACCATGCCCGGGAGATCACAATAACATATGTAATGGCAATGGTAAGTGTAGGGGTGACGGAACAAGAAAAGGCAACGGCACTTGTCTATGTGATCCTGCTTATTATGGCGACACTTGTGATCAATGTGCGACTGGCTACTATCTGTCTTATAAAGATGATAATAAAATGCTGTGCTCACAGTGCCATAAATCATGCATGGGTGGCTGTAGGGGTGGAACAGCTAGAGATTGTGTTACTTGCAAACATGGATATATATTTGAGGATGGAGAGTGCAAAGACGTTAATGAATGCCAAACCGAGAACATCTGTAAAGAAAATGAGTTTTGTGCAAACTCACTTGGATCTTATGCATGTTTTAAATGTGACCGAGCATGTGTCGGTTGCCATGGTGATGGTGCAGATATGTGCATAAAATGTGCCGAAGGCTATGTTAAGGAAGATGAGTTTTGTGTTAATGAAAAGAAGAAAGATAACCAATTTGAAACTTTAACTAAAGCAAg GTTCTGTACATATATAGGAATGTTGATCGCAACAGGCATCTTACTTCCAAAGTCTGCACCATTGGGAGGTTTTATAGGAATGGCGGTAATCACCTACATAGTTGGAGCAGAGTACTATTGTATGATAAATGGGCACACTGGACTAATTAACCTGAAGGAATATGATTTGACGAAGAtgttcaatattttattgtag